A single genomic interval of Solimonas sp. K1W22B-7 harbors:
- a CDS encoding DUF1329 domain-containing protein, giving the protein MNRSNLIRLAALTLALTLPVAVSAKVPAEEAAKLDGDTLTCAGAIRAGSDSGVAAYTGQWLDGWPGMAAAEKSGYTPGPYAAEKPLFTITADNMAQYAGRLTPGQQKLLQKYPQGFRMPVYPSHRDFRMPDWACEVTRKNALSAQVKPNGKGLEGLNAGIAFPFPANGLEAVWNVATARRPASERVVNDIAVVYPNGDISMAQQYYMSLNQSRGPDNIRPFSDKIQTYFLSEFNSPPRDKGFISTGWQPNDFTDDATSAWQYLPGTRRVRQAPNICCDYPVPPTGMHTVDDNYIFNGSPERYDWKLVGRQEFYMPAHMFRINDQKLSYDELLGAQSINPELLRFELHRVWVIEGHLKPGMRHVYKKRVIYADEDTWLPAWGDNYDGRGELWRIKYIAYRYAPDAQAYHRTVAVYHDLKNRAYEATYLVNQVGKDNWWRVNDPSLRPEMFGPKAAQSRGR; this is encoded by the coding sequence ATGAACCGCAGCAATCTTATCCGTCTTGCCGCCCTGACCCTGGCGCTGACCTTGCCGGTGGCAGTCTCCGCCAAGGTGCCCGCGGAAGAGGCGGCAAAGCTCGATGGCGACACGCTCACCTGCGCCGGCGCGATCCGCGCCGGCAGCGACAGCGGGGTGGCCGCCTATACCGGCCAGTGGCTCGACGGCTGGCCCGGCATGGCGGCGGCGGAGAAGTCCGGCTATACCCCCGGCCCCTATGCCGCCGAGAAGCCGCTGTTCACGATCACCGCGGACAACATGGCGCAGTACGCCGGGCGGCTGACGCCGGGCCAGCAGAAGCTGCTGCAGAAGTACCCGCAGGGTTTCCGCATGCCGGTGTATCCCAGTCACCGCGACTTCCGCATGCCCGACTGGGCCTGCGAGGTGACCAGGAAGAACGCGCTGAGCGCGCAGGTGAAGCCCAACGGCAAGGGCCTGGAAGGCCTCAACGCCGGCATCGCCTTTCCCTTTCCGGCCAATGGCCTGGAGGCGGTCTGGAACGTCGCCACCGCGCGCCGGCCGGCTTCGGAGAGAGTGGTCAACGACATCGCCGTGGTCTATCCCAACGGCGACATCAGCATGGCGCAGCAGTACTACATGTCGCTGAACCAGTCGCGCGGACCCGACAACATCCGGCCGTTCAGCGACAAGATACAGACCTATTTCCTGAGCGAGTTCAACTCGCCGCCGCGCGACAAGGGCTTCATCTCCACCGGCTGGCAGCCCAACGACTTCACCGACGACGCCACCTCCGCCTGGCAGTACCTGCCCGGCACGCGCCGCGTGCGCCAGGCGCCCAACATCTGCTGCGACTACCCGGTGCCGCCGACGGGCATGCACACGGTGGACGACAACTACATCTTCAACGGGTCTCCCGAGCGCTACGACTGGAAGCTGGTGGGCCGGCAGGAGTTCTACATGCCGGCGCACATGTTCCGCATCAACGACCAGAAGCTCTCCTACGACGAGCTGCTGGGCGCGCAAAGCATCAATCCCGAACTGCTGCGCTTCGAACTGCATCGCGTCTGGGTGATCGAGGGCCATCTCAAGCCCGGCATGCGCCACGTCTACAAGAAGCGCGTGATCTACGCCGACGAGGACACCTGGCTGCCGGCCTGGGGCGACAACTACGACGGCCGCGGCGAGCTGTGGCGGATCAAGTACATCGCCTACCGCTACGCGCCGGACGCGCAGGCCTACCACCGCACCGTCGCGGTCTACCACGACCTGAAGAACCGGGCCTACGAGGCCACCTACCTGGTCAACCAGGTCGGCAAGGACAACTGGTGGAGGGTCAACGATCCCTCGCTCCGGCCCGAGATGTTCGGCCCCAAGGCCGCGCAGTCGCGCGGCCGCTGA
- a CDS encoding TetR family transcriptional regulator, producing MRQRKKNELRERLVAVTVELVGERGLDGFTVDEIAARAGVGRATFFRYFESLNAAIVVGFYEQRLRAMVALVHEAPAALGPVDTLGWMFDRMVALHHQEQAAVLRQFLLLQSSKTLQAIALQHQATVHEEVLAEALLPRFGRLRKDDLRPRILVSATLAAIRSMADIWAQGGGRMDLQKMMRQVIRQLKEGFGAD from the coding sequence TTGCGGCAGCGCAAAAAAAACGAACTGCGCGAGCGGCTGGTCGCCGTCACGGTGGAACTGGTCGGCGAACGCGGGCTCGATGGCTTTACCGTGGACGAGATCGCCGCCCGCGCCGGGGTCGGCCGCGCCACCTTCTTCCGCTATTTCGAGTCGCTGAACGCCGCGATCGTGGTCGGCTTCTACGAACAGCGGCTGCGCGCGATGGTGGCGCTGGTGCATGAGGCGCCGGCAGCGCTGGGCCCGGTGGACACCCTGGGCTGGATGTTTGATCGCATGGTGGCGCTGCACCACCAGGAGCAGGCCGCGGTGTTGCGGCAATTCCTCCTCCTGCAATCGTCCAAGACCCTGCAGGCCATCGCGCTGCAGCACCAGGCCACGGTGCACGAGGAGGTGCTGGCCGAAGCACTGCTGCCCCGCTTCGGCCGCCTGCGCAAGGACGACCTGCGCCCGCGCATCCTGGTTTCAGCGACGCTGGCCGCCATCCGCAGCATGGCGGACATCTGGGCACAGGGCGGCGGCCGCATGGACCTGCAGAAGATGATGCGGCAGGTGATACGGCAGCTGAAGGAAGGTTTCGGCGCCGATTGA
- a CDS encoding alpha/beta fold hydrolase, giving the protein MTLRHWKEAGSYFRFRDHSIFYRGDGRGRTGLLCIHGFPTASWDWEPLWLSLRHRFDHVVAPDLLGFGWSAKPRGHDYSLVEQADLCDALLAERGIERVHVLAHDYGVSVAQELLARELSQPRRRAQILSVVFLNGGLFPETHRALWQQRWLNGPLGPVLSRLMNEKRFGQSFSRVFGPDTRPGLIELHDFWQLIAHQDGHHISHRLIRYIRERRMNRARWVAALQRSPVPLRLINGPEDPVSGAHLLQRYRELVPDPDTVSITGVGHYPQVEAPDRVLRAFHEFHDRLSGEKQGRPLS; this is encoded by the coding sequence ATGACCCTCCGCCACTGGAAAGAGGCTGGCTCGTACTTCAGGTTCCGCGACCACTCCATCTTCTACCGCGGCGACGGCCGCGGGCGGACCGGGCTGCTGTGCATCCATGGCTTTCCCACCGCATCCTGGGACTGGGAGCCCCTGTGGCTCTCGCTGCGCCATCGCTTCGACCACGTGGTGGCACCGGACCTGCTGGGCTTCGGCTGGTCGGCCAAGCCGCGCGGCCACGACTATTCCCTGGTCGAACAGGCCGATCTCTGCGACGCCCTGCTGGCCGAGCGCGGCATCGAGCGCGTCCACGTGCTGGCCCACGACTATGGCGTCAGCGTGGCGCAGGAGCTGCTGGCGCGCGAACTGAGCCAGCCGCGGCGGCGCGCGCAAATCCTGTCGGTGGTATTCCTCAACGGCGGCCTGTTCCCGGAAACGCACCGCGCGCTGTGGCAGCAGCGCTGGCTCAACGGCCCGCTGGGGCCGGTGCTGTCGCGGCTGATGAACGAAAAGCGCTTCGGCCAGAGCTTCAGCCGGGTGTTCGGCCCCGACACCCGCCCCGGACTGATCGAGCTGCACGATTTCTGGCAGCTGATCGCCCACCAGGACGGCCATCACATCTCCCACCGGCTGATCCGCTACATCCGCGAGCGGCGCATGAACCGTGCGCGCTGGGTGGCCGCCCTGCAGCGCTCGCCGGTGCCGCTGCGCCTGATCAACGGCCCCGAGGACCCGGTTTCAGGCGCGCACCTGCTGCAGCGCTACCGCGAGCTGGTGCCGGACCCGGACACCGTCAGCATCACCGGCGTCGGCCACTACCCCCAGGTGGAGGCGCCGGACCGGGTCCTGCGCGCCTTCCACGAGTTTCATGACCGCCTGTCTGGAGAAAAGCAGGGCCGACCGCTATCCTGA